The following coding sequences are from one Tachysurus vachellii isolate PV-2020 chromosome 7, HZAU_Pvac_v1, whole genome shotgun sequence window:
- the LOC132849201 gene encoding myocilin-like produces the protein MWFQDPESPGALYGPDTVLGIDTVSSDVRELYAYENLEQLACGYPTKVLLLPESMGSTGATVYHGSLYYRSRQSPTLLRYDLVAENIVARRELPHTGFHGQYPYSWSGYTDIDLAVDEKGLWAIYSTEKARGAVIISQLDPEHLRVIRSWETNIQKNKVANAFMVCGRLYTAQPNFYNIV, from the coding sequence ATGTGGTTCCAGGACCCAGAGTCTCCAGGAGCTCTGTATGGGCCAGACACAGTGTTGGGCATCGACACTGTGAGCAGTGACGTACGAGAACTGTACGCCTATGAAAACCTGGAGCAGCTCGCCTGTGGCTACCCCACCAAAGTCCTGCTTTTACCAGAGTCGATGGGGAGCACCGGGGCCACCGTGTACCACGGATCGCTTTACTACAGAAGCAGACAGAGCCCCACGCTGCTGCGTTATGACCTTGTCGCTGAGAACATCGTGGCCCGGAGGGAGCTGCCACACACAGGATTCCACGGCCAGTATCCTTATTCCTGGAGTGGCTACACCGACATCGACCTGGCTGTGGACGAGAAGGGACTGTGGGCCATTTACAGCACAGAAAAGGCTCGTGGAGCCGTCATTATCTCACAGCTGGATCCTGAACACCTGAGAGTGATCAGAAGCTGGGAGACCAACATCCAGAAGAACAAAGTGGCGAACGCTTTCATGGTGTGTGGCAGACTGTACACTGCACAACCCAACTTTTATAACATCGTGTAA